In Xiphophorus hellerii strain 12219 chromosome 13, Xiphophorus_hellerii-4.1, whole genome shotgun sequence, the following proteins share a genomic window:
- the LOC116730565 gene encoding H-2 class I histocompatibility antigen, Q9 alpha chain-like, with translation MADKIILIFLILVGIQGSTAVTHSLKYFYTASSGIENFPSYVSVGLVDDVQISYCDSRTNENIPKQDWMNKVSSEHPNYWKEETKTCWSKQQTFKISLEIAKKRFNQTGGVHVFQQMYGCEWDNETREVKGYDQFGYDGEDFIALDLKTERWSAPVYQASITKNKWDNNNRKLAETKYYITQTCPDWLEKYLEYGKNSLKRTDFPWLSLLQKLSSSQVSCHATGFYPSRAEMYWRRDGEEIHEEVNKGEILPNNDGTFQMSVDLNISSISSNDWMRYECVFQLSGLKDLVIKLEPEKIQTNDGKFSYFITIIWVTTGGAIGLVVYHLCLWRNCGWCYKY, from the exons ATGGCCGATAAAATTATCTTAATTTTTCTGATTCTAGTAGGAATACAAGGATCTACAGCAG TGACCCACTCTCTGAAGTATTTCTACACGGCATCTTCAGGAATAGAAAACTTTCCATCATACGTCTCTGTTGGGTTGGTGGATGATGTTCAGATAAGTTACTGTGACAgcagaacaaatgaaaatattcctAAACAGGATTGGATGAATAAAGTGAGTTCAGAACATCCAAATTACTGGAAGGAGGAAACTAAGACATGTTGGTCTAAACAGCAAACCTTCAAAATCAGCCTAGAAATTGCCAAAAAACGTTTCAACCAGACTGGAG GAGTTCACGTCTTTCAGCAGATGTATGGCTGTGAGTGGGATAATGAGACTagagaggtcaaaggttatgatCAGTTTGGTTATGATGGAGAA GACTTCATCGCATTAGACCTGAAAACAGAGAGATGGTCTGCTCCAGTATATCAGGCTTCAATCACCAAAAACAAATGGGACAATAACAACAGGAAGttggcagaaacaaaatacTACATCACTCAAACTTGTCCTGATTGGCTGGAAAAATATTTGGAGTATGGGAAGAACTCTCTGAAGAGAACAG attttccctGGTTATCTCTCCTTCAGAAGCTTTCATCCTCTCAAGTCAGTTGCCACGCTACTGGTTTCTATCCCAGCAGAGCTGAAATGTATTGGAGGAGGGATGGAGAGGAGATTCatgaggaagtgaacaaaggaGAAATCCTCCCCAACAATGACGGGACCTTCCAGATGAGTGTTGACTTAAATATTTCATCCATTTCATCTAATGACTGGATGAggtatgaatgtgtgtttcagctCTCTGGTCTCAAAGATCTTGTCATTAAACTGGAGCCAGAAAAAATTCAAACCAATGATG gaaaatttagttattttatcaCCATAATTTGGGTAACGACAGGTGGAGCAATAGGTCTTGTTGTATACCATTTATGCCTGTGGAGAAATTGTG gttgGTGTTATAAATACTAA